From the Toxoplasma gondii ME49 chromosome VIIa, whole genome shotgun sequence genome, one window contains:
- the SRS35B gene encoding SAG-related sequence SRS35B (encoded by transcript TGME49_280580~Gene product name based on ToxoDB Community Expert Annotation.~Signal peptide predicted by SignalP 2.0 HMM (probability 0.953) with cleavage site probability 0.305 at residue 32) — MASGRRPLSAVSGFCRSIAVVLLLSVTQRTYLSSGKSWSETISNAIKHDQTKTGVVEPGETVSIVNTSGRDLVYLPPDNKQVYNVASDVCQVTIPTLLSTLFATSDDIEWVVTGNTRTLIIPSDVVPPNVTVQFCFQVMDTEKNKRLTAVIKVAGAKGLSTKVCLFLGLPLLVVMTAFVS; from the coding sequence ATGGCAAGTGGCAGGCGACCGTTATCAGCGGTCAGCGGGTTCTGTAGAAGCATTGCCGTTGTGTTACTTCTTTCTGTTACTCAGCGTACATACCTTTCGAGCGGGAAGAGTTGGTCGGAGACCATATCGAATGCCATTAAACACGACCAAACAAAAACGGGTGTAGTCGAACCAGGAGAAACGGTCAGTATCGTGAATACCTCGGGACGTGACCTTGTGTATCTGCCTCCAGACAACAAACAAGTTTACAATGTTGCAAGTGACGTGTGCCAGGTAACAATTCCGACACTGCTGTCTACGTTGTTTGCTACGTCAGATGATATAGAGTGGGTCGTGACGGGGAACACAAGAACTCTAATAATTCCGTCTGACGTCGTACCGCCAAACGTGACAGTCCAGTTTTGCTTTCAGGTGATGGACactgagaaaaacaaacgtcTAACAGCGGTAATCAAAGTCGCGGGAGCGAAAGGCCTCTCAACCAAGGTGTGTTTGTTCCTCGGTCTGCCTCTGTTGGTGGTGATGACGGCGTTCGTATCGTGA